From the Patescibacteria group bacterium genome, one window contains:
- the lysA gene encoding diaminopimelate decarboxylase has protein sequence MLSNNKFFRNRDFLSARTGKIFVEQVSTKSLAEKFDTPLYVYSESRIRANARRVKTALAKFMPHSALYYAVKANNNLSVLSILRSENLGADAAGPFEIELARKVGFAKDKILYSGVFHSDEELKFGLKAGIAINVDSLSAATRLLKFGKPPLFSMRVNPGISGGKIKKLVFAGKDAKFGESLANAAKAFQIAKKAGVKKFGLHMMTGSCVLDENYFPSATQKLLEFAGVIRQKVGIEFEFIDLGGGLGIPYRTNEKILDLEQAIKKTAEVFSAGVKKFGLGKPKLMLEPGRYLVGDAGILLTRVNTIKPAAKIFVGVDAGMQTLLRPMLYDAWHEILVDGKLEKKNSQTVSVVGPICENTDQLARDRLLPRLEEKDLLVLLDAGAYGFGMASNYNTRARPAEILVNGKHAEIIRAREGSAEIIGKQKIPTRLK, from the coding sequence ATGCTGAGCAACAATAAATTTTTTCGCAACCGCGATTTTTTGTCAGCGCGGACTGGCAAAATTTTTGTTGAGCAAGTGAGCACGAAGAGTTTGGCGGAGAAGTTCGACACGCCGCTTTATGTTTATTCCGAAAGTCGAATTCGCGCGAATGCGCGCCGCGTCAAAACTGCGCTCGCGAAATTCATGCCACACTCTGCGCTTTATTACGCCGTGAAGGCGAACAACAATCTTTCGGTGCTTTCCATTTTGCGCAGTGAAAATTTGGGAGCCGATGCGGCGGGACCGTTTGAAATCGAGCTCGCGCGAAAAGTCGGCTTCGCCAAAGATAAAATTTTGTACTCCGGCGTTTTCCACTCTGACGAGGAACTGAAATTCGGACTGAAAGCAGGCATCGCCATCAATGTCGATTCACTTTCCGCCGCGACGCGACTTTTGAAATTTGGAAAACCGCCGCTCTTTTCAATGCGCGTGAACCCGGGAATTTCCGGCGGCAAAATTAAGAAGCTGGTCTTCGCGGGCAAAGACGCGAAATTTGGCGAAAGTTTGGCAAACGCAGCTAAAGCTTTTCAAATCGCGAAAAAAGCCGGGGTGAAAAAGTTCGGACTACACATGATGACGGGCAGCTGCGTGCTCGATGAGAATTACTTTCCAAGCGCGACGCAGAAGCTTTTGGAATTCGCCGGCGTGATTCGCCAAAAAGTTGGCATCGAATTTGAATTCATTGACTTGGGCGGCGGACTCGGCATTCCCTATCGCACGAATGAAAAAATTCTCGACCTCGAACAAGCAATTAAAAAAACCGCTGAGGTCTTCAGCGCCGGTGTGAAAAAATTTGGACTCGGCAAGCCGAAGCTGATGCTCGAGCCCGGTCGTTATCTCGTCGGCGACGCCGGAATTTTATTGACGCGCGTGAACACGATCAAGCCAGCGGCGAAAATTTTTGTCGGTGTGGATGCTGGCATGCAGACGCTTTTAAGACCAATGCTCTACGATGCCTGGCACGAGATTTTGGTCGATGGAAAATTGGAAAAGAAGAATTCGCAAACTGTCTCGGTCGTTGGACCGATTTGTGAAAACACGGATCAGCTCGCGCGTGACCGCCTGCTGCCGAGATTAGAGGAAAAAGATTTACTCGTGCTGCTCGATGCTGGTGCCTACGGTTTTGGCATGGCGAGCAATTACAACACTCGCGCGCGCCCAGCGGAAATTTTGGTGAATGGAAAACATGCTGAAATCATTCGTGCGCGCGAAGGCAGCGCAGAAATTATTGGCAAACAAAAAATTCCTACTCGTCTGAAATGA
- a CDS encoding tetratricopeptide repeat protein — MRKHLLGLAIALAVLIVSISVWIVVSSFQKTGAPADTAIPPVATTSVNNDTTVAPTTTKTAGTTTAIAAPVARGKNFTEHMRFGAEFLALENYEQAASEFAAAVTLEPSAIGPLLNLAEAEVQLQDFEKARANLLAAEQLDANNPDISILRGIIFLRENNFLEAERAFSQAGDKAGFWSGAMAAFFDRRDEAVKLLQATTDARAPEILAAFDEYSKYTDSPKTHLDALLTRAFVAIGEYQLALAKIGPVLEDDANYRDAWILTGYAQFAEQKFELARESWQTAYALDSGKPETQYFLGLVSFELKNWDDAEKFFLLARGNHFEPDDLDEKLIEIYLTSGKYRAAADLLSEKINADESASIDDFTRAISLYLEKLNDGQKAWAVASLAVTRLPESSPAWNLAGWVSLKNNQLAKARTQLEHAIQLDPKSPWPYYNLGQVFEKSGKTAAALTAYHDAFELDSNGPAGVLAARNYNRLLSATNPDKSTANPPTDAEQQ, encoded by the coding sequence GTGCGAAAACATCTCCTTGGCCTCGCTATCGCGCTTGCGGTTCTGATCGTCTCGATTTCCGTGTGGATTGTCGTCAGTAGTTTTCAGAAAACTGGAGCTCCGGCAGATACAGCGATTCCGCCCGTCGCCACGACTTCGGTGAATAACGATACGACAGTCGCTCCGACGACGACAAAAACGGCGGGAACAACTACCGCTATCGCCGCACCAGTGGCGCGTGGTAAAAATTTTACTGAACACATGCGCTTCGGCGCGGAGTTTTTGGCACTCGAAAATTACGAGCAAGCCGCAAGTGAATTCGCGGCAGCTGTGACACTCGAACCAAGCGCGATTGGACCACTGCTGAATCTCGCCGAGGCTGAGGTCCAGCTACAAGATTTCGAGAAGGCACGCGCCAATCTCCTTGCTGCCGAACAGCTCGATGCCAACAATCCGGATATTTCTATATTGCGGGGAATTATATTTTTGCGCGAAAATAATTTCCTAGAGGCAGAAAGAGCCTTCTCTCAAGCTGGCGACAAAGCTGGTTTTTGGAGCGGCGCAATGGCAGCATTCTTCGACCGACGCGATGAAGCCGTGAAGCTTTTGCAGGCGACGACGGACGCCCGCGCGCCGGAGATTCTCGCTGCCTTCGACGAGTACAGCAAGTACACCGACTCGCCCAAAACACATCTCGACGCACTGCTCACGCGCGCTTTCGTCGCAATTGGTGAGTACCAGCTCGCCCTGGCGAAAATCGGTCCCGTGCTGGAAGACGACGCGAATTATCGCGATGCCTGGATTTTGACTGGCTACGCCCAATTCGCCGAACAAAAATTCGAGCTCGCCCGCGAGTCGTGGCAGACGGCCTACGCGCTCGACTCGGGCAAACCGGAGACGCAGTATTTCCTCGGGCTCGTGAGTTTCGAGCTGAAAAATTGGGACGACGCGGAAAAATTTTTCCTGCTCGCCCGGGGCAATCACTTCGAGCCGGACGACCTCGACGAGAAGCTGATTGAAATTTATTTGACGAGTGGCAAGTACCGCGCCGCCGCCGATCTACTGTCGGAGAAAATTAATGCTGACGAGTCCGCCTCGATTGACGACTTCACGCGCGCGATTTCACTGTACCTCGAGAAGCTCAATGACGGACAGAAAGCTTGGGCTGTCGCGAGTCTCGCCGTCACGCGCCTACCCGAATCAAGCCCGGCGTGGAATCTCGCCGGCTGGGTCAGTCTGAAAAATAATCAGCTCGCGAAGGCGCGCACGCAGCTCGAACACGCCATCCAGCTTGATCCGAAATCACCGTGGCCGTATTACAACCTCGGACAAGTTTTTGAAAAAAGTGGCAAGACGGCTGCGGCGCTCACTGCCTACCATGATGCTTTCGAGCTTGATTCGAATGGACCGGCGGGCGTACTCGCCGCGCGAAATTACAATCGCCTACTCAGTGCGACGAATCCTGACAAGAGCACTGCTAATCCTCCGACCGATGCTGAGCAACAATAA
- a CDS encoding aminodeoxychorismate/anthranilate synthase component II, whose product MATKKTLIIDNYDSFTFNLFQLIGELKGCPVVFRNDELSLEKIRALSPSHIVISPGPGRPDDSAYFGVNSAVIREMTDTPILGVCLGHQGICHTLGGKVVRAPQVMHGKTSAISHNQKGLFRGIPSPLTGMRYHSLIVERASLPPELTITAYEEKSKIVMAVEHVTRPLFGIQFHPESVGTPAGKKILANFLAVC is encoded by the coding sequence GTGGCGACAAAAAAAACCCTAATTATCGACAACTACGACTCCTTCACCTTTAATTTGTTCCAACTTATCGGCGAGCTGAAGGGCTGTCCGGTTGTTTTTCGCAATGACGAACTTTCACTCGAAAAGATTCGCGCGCTCTCTCCGAGTCACATCGTGATTTCCCCCGGCCCCGGACGACCCGACGATTCCGCGTACTTTGGCGTCAATTCCGCCGTGATTCGGGAAATGACTGACACGCCGATTCTTGGGGTTTGCCTCGGGCATCAGGGGATTTGCCACACTCTCGGTGGCAAAGTCGTGCGCGCGCCGCAGGTCATGCACGGCAAAACTTCCGCAATCAGCCACAACCAAAAAGGTTTGTTCCGCGGGATTCCTTCACCACTCACGGGGATGCGTTACCATTCCTTAATCGTCGAGCGCGCCAGTCTGCCGCCGGAACTCACAATCACTGCCTACGAAGAAAAATCCAAAATTGTGATGGCAGTCGAGCATGTCACGCGTCCACTTTTTGGTATTCAATTTCATCCCGAATCAGTCGGGACGCCAGCGGGTAAAAAAATTCTCGCGAATTTTTTGGCGGTCTGTTAA
- the serA gene encoding phosphoglycerate dehydrogenase translates to MFKIFIADGLSAKTVDFFRAQKDCEVEVETGLSEEKLVAKIPAFDALVVRSATTVTPAIIAAGKNLKIIGRAGAGTDNIDKKAATAAGVLVVNAPTGNLTSVAELVFGQIFCAFRRLPEANISTKNGEWKKDALGKVGRELDGKTLGIVGLGKIGQLVAERAKGFNLKVLAYDPVVTAEIADAVGAELVELETLLKNSDVITLHVPLIPQTKNLISTKQFAMLKSDAMILNLARGGVIDEEALLAWLQKNPKAFAALDTFVVEPVAAENPLLALPNFFVTPHLGASTIEAQEKVGLQLADQVVRALRGEVVEYIVNLPARDGGSLKDQKIWNELAEKIARLTAQMLGGAKLKKATLTFTGEIAAADAKMPEASILKGLLETLTDATNVNFTNASELAEKQGLKLTIEKEKNSENYKSQIGLKLAAEKLTVEVRGTIVEGEPRITLVQNFKVNFRPNEHLLLTRHHDQPGIIGRVGTLLGENSINIANMDLGRNEVGGEALMILDVDDAIPESLLAELKSWDDFDEVICADL, encoded by the coding sequence ATGTTCAAAATTTTTATCGCCGACGGACTTTCCGCTAAAACAGTCGATTTTTTCCGCGCCCAAAAAGACTGCGAAGTCGAAGTCGAGACTGGGCTTTCCGAGGAAAAATTAGTCGCCAAGATTCCGGCGTTCGATGCTTTGGTCGTACGCAGCGCGACGACAGTGACGCCGGCGATTATTGCCGCGGGCAAAAATTTGAAAATCATCGGTCGCGCCGGTGCGGGCACAGATAATATCGACAAGAAAGCGGCGACGGCGGCTGGTGTGCTCGTCGTGAATGCGCCGACGGGGAATTTGACTAGTGTTGCTGAGCTCGTTTTCGGTCAAATTTTTTGCGCATTCCGCCGTTTGCCGGAAGCAAACATCTCCACCAAAAATGGCGAATGGAAAAAAGACGCACTCGGTAAAGTCGGTCGTGAGCTCGACGGCAAGACACTCGGCATCGTCGGCCTCGGCAAGATCGGTCAGCTCGTCGCAGAACGCGCGAAAGGCTTCAATCTCAAAGTCCTCGCTTACGATCCGGTTGTGACGGCGGAGATTGCCGATGCGGTTGGCGCGGAGCTCGTCGAGCTCGAAACCCTGCTCAAAAATTCCGATGTGATTACTTTGCATGTTCCGCTGATTCCTCAAACTAAAAATTTAATTTCGACCAAACAGTTCGCCATGCTGAAATCCGACGCGATGATTTTGAATCTCGCGCGCGGTGGAGTCATCGACGAAGAGGCGCTGCTCGCCTGGCTGCAAAAAAATCCTAAAGCTTTCGCCGCACTCGACACTTTCGTCGTCGAGCCGGTCGCGGCGGAAAATCCGCTGCTCGCACTGCCCAACTTTTTCGTCACGCCGCACCTCGGCGCTTCGACGATTGAAGCGCAGGAAAAAGTCGGACTCCAGCTCGCCGATCAAGTTGTCCGCGCACTGCGCGGTGAGGTCGTCGAATACATCGTTAATTTGCCGGCGCGGGATGGCGGGAGTCTCAAAGATCAAAAAATCTGGAATGAATTGGCCGAAAAAATCGCGCGGCTCACAGCGCAGATGCTCGGCGGTGCGAAATTGAAAAAAGCGACGCTGACTTTCACGGGCGAGATTGCCGCGGCTGATGCCAAGATGCCAGAGGCTTCGATTTTGAAAGGTCTGCTCGAGACGCTCACCGATGCGACGAATGTTAATTTCACCAATGCGAGCGAACTGGCTGAGAAGCAGGGACTCAAGTTGACGATTGAAAAAGAAAAAAATTCGGAAAATTACAAAAGCCAAATCGGACTCAAATTGGCAGCGGAAAAATTAACGGTCGAAGTGCGTGGCACAATCGTCGAAGGTGAGCCGCGAATTACTTTGGTTCAGAATTTCAAAGTCAATTTCCGGCCAAATGAACACTTGCTCCTGACTCGCCACCATGACCAACCCGGCATCATCGGACGCGTCGGCACACTGCTCGGCGAAAATTCCATCAATATCGCCAATATGGATCTTGGTCGCAATGAAGTCGGTGGCGAAGCACTCATGATTCTCGATGTCGATGATGCGATTCCCGAGAGCCTGCTCGCCGAGCTCAAAAGCTGGGATGATTTCGACGAGGTGATTTGCGCCGATTTGTAA
- the dnaG gene encoding DNA primase, translating to MDPVIEIKSRLSIVDVVGQYCQLKKAGRNFKACCPFHSEKTPSFIISPERQFAWCYGCQTGGDIFKIVELLEGVDFKEALKILADKAGVELPTNFSGGVKKEKKDLLIEINEKTADFFVQKLKDNELAQKYLAGRGLRSETIEEWQIGFAPDSFDALHSELEKEFSKKDIVEASVAGLKELGDDKLFDKFRNRIMFPIADHRGRVVAFTGRVLDKSEPKYLNSSESPIFQKGAILFGFAKAREAIRAQKFAVIVEGQLDVISAHAAGFQNVVATSGTALTEMHLKVLQNLVESVTFCFDGDSAGIESTRRALEIAAALDLNAKVALLPNEFKDPDEAIRQDQQIFADAIASAVVPLDFFFQKVFAKTDFLNASEKKKAVRTLLAYAAQIFSAVEREDFIRAVALRLGSSEAALTEEFANFAPRDFTATGSQNLPEKIENKNTLDSTQILRGLALAFPELAAESDFAAKSENEEDEKLALLVSDKYAEFSEDKIREEIKNLKNKISIKSLTAQKHELKLAMQKAEEAGDEDLAAELFEKYQKLLKE from the coding sequence ATGGATCCCGTTATTGAAATCAAATCTCGTCTCTCGATTGTCGATGTGGTCGGCCAGTATTGCCAGCTCAAAAAAGCCGGGCGCAATTTCAAAGCCTGTTGCCCGTTTCATTCTGAGAAAACGCCGAGCTTCATCATCTCGCCCGAGCGACAATTCGCCTGGTGTTATGGTTGTCAGACCGGCGGGGACATTTTCAAAATCGTCGAACTGCTAGAAGGTGTCGATTTCAAAGAAGCGCTCAAGATTCTCGCTGACAAAGCGGGCGTCGAATTGCCGACGAATTTTTCGGGCGGCGTGAAAAAAGAAAAGAAAGATTTACTGATTGAGATTAACGAGAAGACCGCGGATTTTTTTGTCCAAAAATTAAAAGACAATGAGCTCGCGCAAAAATACCTAGCCGGGCGCGGTTTGCGCAGCGAGACGATTGAAGAGTGGCAGATTGGTTTCGCACCGGATTCCTTCGACGCGCTGCATTCTGAACTTGAAAAAGAATTTTCTAAAAAAGACATTGTCGAGGCGAGCGTCGCGGGGCTGAAGGAGCTGGGCGATGACAAGCTTTTCGACAAATTTCGCAATCGCATCATGTTTCCGATTGCCGACCACCGCGGACGGGTAGTCGCATTCACGGGGCGCGTGCTCGACAAGTCCGAACCGAAATATCTGAACTCCTCCGAGTCGCCGATTTTCCAGAAGGGCGCGATTTTATTCGGTTTCGCGAAAGCGCGTGAGGCGATTCGCGCCCAAAAATTCGCAGTCATCGTCGAAGGTCAGCTCGATGTGATTTCCGCTCACGCCGCTGGATTCCAAAATGTCGTCGCGACGAGCGGGACGGCACTGACGGAGATGCATTTGAAGGTACTGCAAAATTTAGTCGAGAGCGTCACTTTTTGTTTCGACGGCGATTCGGCTGGCATCGAGTCGACGCGCCGCGCGCTTGAGATTGCGGCTGCGCTGGATCTCAATGCCAAGGTCGCGTTGTTGCCAAATGAATTCAAAGATCCTGATGAGGCGATTCGCCAGGATCAGCAAATTTTCGCTGACGCAATTGCCTCAGCGGTCGTGCCACTCGATTTTTTCTTCCAGAAAGTTTTCGCCAAAACCGATTTTTTAAATGCCTCAGAAAAGAAAAAAGCGGTGCGAACTTTGCTCGCCTACGCTGCGCAGATTTTTTCCGCGGTTGAGCGGGAGGATTTCATTCGTGCGGTGGCTCTGCGACTCGGCAGCTCGGAAGCCGCGCTGACGGAAGAGTTTGCGAATTTCGCGCCGCGTGATTTCACCGCGACTGGTTCTCAGAACTTGCCTGAGAAAATCGAAAACAAAAATACGCTGGATTCGACGCAAATTTTGCGCGGGCTGGCGCTTGCTTTTCCTGAGCTCGCCGCTGAGTCTGATTTTGCCGCCAAATCTGAAAATGAAGAGGACGAAAAATTAGCCTTGCTCGTGAGTGACAAGTACGCCGAATTTTCCGAAGACAAAATCCGTGAGGAAATTAAAAATTTGAAAAATAAAATTTCCATCAAAAGTTTAACGGCGCAAAAACACGAGCTGAAATTGGCGATGCAAAAAGCGGAGGAGGCTGGCGACGAAGATTTGGCAGCCGAGCTTTTCGAAAAATATCAGAAACTCCTAAAGGAGTAA
- a CDS encoding transposase: MLSKKSPRRIYEDDAIYFVTSKTQNNFPFFREEILGDLWIAELSLAKQLKKFELYAFCLLPDHFHILLRPTAEENLSRVIKFLKENFSRDVNRIINNEAATAPSPPLELSTVIQNLTRSFIRQYGEANNFPKFSWQKSFHDHGLRGERDFENHFVYCTQNFIKHGLAANWKFTSLNFPELIDSLG, from the coding sequence ATGCTAAGCAAAAAATCTCCTCGACGAATATATGAAGATGACGCGATTTATTTCGTGACCAGTAAAACGCAAAACAATTTCCCATTTTTTCGTGAGGAAATTCTGGGAGATTTGTGGATTGCAGAATTGAGCTTGGCGAAGCAGCTTAAAAAGTTTGAGCTCTACGCTTTTTGTTTGTTGCCGGATCATTTTCATATTTTGTTACGGCCTACAGCGGAGGAGAATTTATCCCGAGTAATTAAGTTTTTAAAAGAAAACTTTTCGCGAGATGTTAATCGCATTATTAATAACGAAGCGGCGACGGCGCCGTCGCCGCCACTAGAATTGTCTACGGTGATTCAGAATCTGACCAGAAGTTTTATCAGGCAATATGGTGAAGCCAATAACTTTCCCAAATTCTCTTGGCAAAAATCTTTTCACGATCACGGTCTGCGCGGTGAGCGTGATTTTGAAAATCATTTTGTTTACTGTACGCAAAATTTCATCAAACACGGCTTGGCGGCGAACTGGAAATTCACATCGCTTAATTTTCCCGAGCTGATTGATTCGCTCGGCTGA
- a CDS encoding YebC/PmpR family DNA-binding transcriptional regulator produces the protein MSGHSKWSTIKRAKGVADAKRGQIFTRHAKNIELAAREGGGDPTMNATLAGAIEGAKADNFPKENIERAIKKGIGALEGQKIEEKVYEGYAQGGVALLIRALTDNPTRTIANVRHLLAKNGGKIAESGSVIFQFEKRGIITLAENSEAVEMAAIEAGAADLEPAGEFLIVKTEPTQLMAVRRKLAEQNFKIESAELNFEPTSEVKIEDAETARKILKLIEALEEDDDIDSVAANFDIEESLLAE, from the coding sequence ATGTCTGGACATTCCAAATGGAGCACGATCAAACGCGCCAAAGGCGTAGCCGACGCGAAACGCGGACAGATCTTCACGCGTCACGCGAAAAATATTGAGCTCGCGGCGCGCGAAGGCGGCGGCGACCCGACGATGAATGCGACACTCGCAGGCGCAATCGAGGGCGCGAAGGCGGATAATTTTCCGAAAGAAAATATCGAACGCGCCATCAAGAAAGGCATCGGTGCGCTCGAAGGTCAGAAGATTGAAGAAAAAGTTTACGAAGGTTATGCACAAGGCGGAGTCGCGCTCTTGATCCGCGCACTCACCGACAATCCGACACGCACGATTGCAAATGTGCGCCACCTCCTCGCGAAGAATGGTGGAAAAATTGCCGAGAGCGGCAGCGTCATTTTCCAATTTGAAAAGAGAGGCATCATCACGCTCGCCGAAAATTCGGAAGCGGTGGAAATGGCGGCAATCGAAGCCGGTGCCGCCGACCTCGAACCCGCCGGCGAATTTTTAATTGTCAAAACCGAGCCAACCCAATTGATGGCAGTACGCCGTAAATTAGCGGAACAGAATTTTAAAATCGAATCCGCCGAATTAAATTTCGAACCGACGAGCGAAGTGAAAATCGAAGATGCCGAAACCGCACGCAAAATTTTGAAACTCATCGAGGCACTCGAAGAAGACGATGACATCGATTCCGTCGCTGCGAATTTCGACATCGAGGAAAGCCTGCTCGCCGAGTAG
- a CDS encoding nitroreductase family protein has protein sequence MFEIENLLRRRTVKNFLPEKIPAAILENAIKVAYRAPTSLNSRPTILLDISSRRNADWIKSQPAVATAPHLFLFAVSPEAGEMNARKFLAARFDSGIDDARVNATITRIVDKREEWARQQTYLTAGFFAATLEASGAAGCLIGGFDRQLATAELNLPQGYTAELIFACGFSDPVNDGSTETDFVRKFDDFYFPNS, from the coding sequence ATGTTTGAAATCGAAAATCTTTTGCGGCGACGAACAGTCAAGAACTTCTTGCCAGAGAAAATTCCAGCTGCGATTTTGGAGAATGCGATTAAAGTCGCCTACCGCGCACCGACGAGCTTAAATTCACGACCGACAATTTTGCTCGATATTTCAAGCCGGCGAAATGCTGACTGGATCAAATCACAACCCGCAGTCGCCACTGCCCCGCACCTTTTTCTTTTCGCCGTCAGCCCCGAGGCAGGAGAAATGAACGCGCGCAAATTTTTGGCAGCACGATTTGATTCGGGAATTGATGATGCGCGCGTCAACGCGACAATCACACGAATAGTCGACAAGCGCGAAGAATGGGCGCGACAACAAACTTATCTCACTGCCGGATTTTTCGCGGCGACTCTCGAAGCGAGCGGCGCGGCGGGCTGCCTGATCGGCGGCTTCGACCGACAGCTCGCAACGGCGGAATTAAATTTGCCGCAGGGTTATACGGCGGAATTAATTTTCGCTTGCGGTTTTTCCGATCCAGTAAATGACGGCTCGACGGAAACTGATTTTGTGAGAAAATTCGACGACTTCTATTTTCCCAATTCTTAA
- a CDS encoding DMT family transporter, producing the protein MSSFYKISRERSGEIFILTESILWAAFPIVSFATYQFISPIFAAAWSTFFATVFFGALVLFQKKWKELKNRAIWNPILWATFLIAVVYYALFFSGLKKTSVGNAAIIMQMEVWFSFVFFGLILRKEKYSRAAFLGAAVMFVGIFLVLFRGSFELNRGDFLILLAAAVPPAGNHFQQIARKKVSAATLLFIRSLLATPFLFLLARFFESAASQNFTAALPFLLLNGLLLFGFSKILFIEGIHRISVAKAVSLNTIVPIFTLFYTLVFFHEVPTVWQLVGLPFVVVGAILITRNNFLQTPLID; encoded by the coding sequence ATGAGTTCATTCTACAAAATTTCGCGAGAGCGGTCTGGAGAGATTTTTATTCTTACCGAATCGATTTTGTGGGCAGCTTTTCCAATCGTTTCGTTCGCGACTTATCAATTTATTTCTCCAATTTTTGCTGCGGCTTGGAGCACTTTCTTCGCGACTGTCTTTTTCGGCGCTTTAGTTCTATTTCAAAAAAAATGGAAAGAGTTGAAAAATCGAGCGATTTGGAATCCGATTTTGTGGGCGACTTTTTTGATTGCAGTCGTTTATTACGCACTCTTTTTTTCTGGTCTCAAAAAAACTTCGGTTGGCAACGCTGCGATTATTATGCAAATGGAGGTTTGGTTTTCATTCGTATTTTTCGGTCTCATTTTACGAAAAGAAAAATATTCACGCGCAGCGTTTCTCGGCGCGGCGGTGATGTTCGTCGGAATTTTTTTAGTCTTGTTCCGCGGAAGTTTCGAGCTTAATCGCGGTGACTTTTTGATTTTATTGGCCGCCGCAGTCCCGCCTGCGGGAAATCATTTTCAACAAATCGCCCGCAAAAAAGTTTCCGCGGCGACACTTCTCTTTATTCGAAGTTTGCTCGCGACGCCGTTTTTATTTTTGCTCGCTCGATTTTTTGAATCCGCCGCGTCTCAAAATTTCACTGCGGCTTTGCCGTTTTTACTGCTCAACGGACTTTTGCTTTTCGGCTTTTCCAAAATTTTATTCATCGAAGGAATCCATCGTATTTCCGTCGCGAAAGCAGTTTCGTTAAATACGATTGTCCCGATTTTTACGCTTTTTTATACGCTCGTTTTTTTCCACGAAGTTCCGACAGTTTGGCAGCTCGTCGGTTTGCCGTTCGTCGTCGTTGGCGCGATTCTGATTACGCGCAATAATTTTCTCCAGACGCCCCTGATTGATTAA
- the dcd gene encoding dCTP deaminase: MILSDHDIRDAINSGRIKIESPDQKHLENIGPSSLDLRCGYHFKVYEHTKFPLLDPANPATFENCSRMLEIKNPNEAFIIQPGDFALGVTLEKVALPDDLVARVEGRSSLGRLGIIVHSTAGFVDPGFAGTITLEITNINRMPVALYPGMRVCQLAFETLTSPAEVDYSKKATQKYQNQVFPEESRICRDPEMIAIQKTRA, translated from the coding sequence ATGATTCTCTCTGACCATGACATCCGCGATGCGATCAATTCCGGTCGCATCAAAATCGAGTCGCCCGACCAGAAGCACCTCGAAAACATCGGACCGAGCTCGCTCGACTTGCGCTGCGGTTATCATTTCAAAGTTTACGAACACACGAAATTTCCGTTGCTTGATCCAGCGAATCCGGCGACTTTCGAAAATTGTTCGCGCATGCTCGAGATCAAAAATCCGAACGAGGCTTTCATCATTCAGCCGGGTGATTTCGCGCTCGGTGTCACGCTCGAAAAAGTCGCGTTGCCGGATGACCTCGTCGCGCGCGTCGAGGGTCGTTCGAGTCTCGGTCGGCTCGGCATCATCGTGCATTCGACCGCCGGCTTCGTCGATCCGGGATTCGCGGGCACGATTACTTTGGAAATCACGAATATCAATCGCATGCCCGTCGCGCTCTATCCGGGGATGCGCGTTTGTCAGCTTGCTTTCGAGACGCTGACTTCGCCCGCGGAGGTGGATTATTCCAAGAAGGCGACGCAAAAATATCAGAACCAAGTTTTTCCGGAGGAGTCGCGCATTTGCCGCGATCCGGAAATGATTGCCATTCAAAAAACTCGCGCATGA
- a CDS encoding 5-formyltetrahydrofolate cyclo-ligase, which produces MISAEKARLRVALLAQLQNFTDPERARQNQILARKFLTLPEFASAKTIAFFASEPFEVATDFLIARSLEMQKRVGLPRVKKKSPPAPLSQSGENNLVFHQVQNLHELEVGCFGINCPMISAPKIPLSEIDLLVVPALAFDRAGNRLGRGGGFFDRVLAKFTGVSVGLAFDFQMLEKIPTEDFDQKVTKILVGKSYF; this is translated from the coding sequence ATGATTTCAGCAGAAAAAGCCCGACTCCGCGTCGCGCTGCTCGCGCAGTTGCAAAATTTCACTGACCCAGAGCGAGCGCGGCAGAATCAAATTCTGGCGCGGAAATTTCTCACGCTGCCTGAATTCGCCAGCGCAAAAACCATCGCCTTTTTCGCGAGCGAACCTTTCGAAGTCGCGACGGATTTTTTAATTGCGCGAAGTTTGGAAATGCAAAAACGAGTTGGGCTGCCGCGTGTGAAAAAAAAATCCCCCCCAGCCCCCCTTTCACAAAGTGGGGAGAATAATTTGGTTTTTCACCAAGTTCAAAATCTGCACGAATTGGAAGTCGGTTGTTTCGGGATTAATTGCCCTATGATTTCCGCGCCCAAAATTCCGCTCAGCGAAATTGATCTGCTCGTCGTGCCGGCGCTCGCCTTCGACCGTGCAGGTAATCGCCTCGGTCGTGGCGGCGGATTCTTCGACCGCGTGCTCGCAAAATTTACTGGCGTGTCAGTTGGTCTGGCTTTCGATTTCCAAATGCTCGAGAAAATTCCGACTGAGGATTTTGATCAGAAAGTTACAAAGATTTTGGTGGGGAAATCCTATTTCTAA